One segment of Neobacillus endophyticus DNA contains the following:
- the glcT gene encoding glucose PTS transporter transcription antiterminator GlcT, whose translation MANFLIEKVLNNNVLIAEHPSYQEVVLIGKGIGFNRKQGEYIDTEKVEKLFVLKNEREQQNYIQLLPFINSEYHEAIISAIEHIKKRINNELNEHIHVALTDHLMFALTRVSQGVDFNNPLLVETRALYRFEYEIATEVVALLKEKTGIALPEGEIGFIALHVHSGITNRTLSEVNQHSQLVSDLVEMVEDQFEIEIDKESIDYKRLVRHLRYAIERVTNGETVSEPEKITSLLKEEYPLCYNLSWKLIKVMQQTLKMKVFDAEAVYLTLHLQRLQNKFK comes from the coding sequence ATGGCAAATTTTTTAATTGAAAAAGTGTTAAACAATAATGTTTTAATCGCGGAACACCCCTCATACCAAGAAGTGGTTTTAATTGGGAAGGGTATCGGTTTTAACCGGAAACAGGGAGAGTATATTGATACCGAAAAAGTGGAAAAGCTCTTTGTATTAAAAAATGAGCGAGAACAGCAAAACTATATTCAGCTGCTGCCATTTATCAATAGTGAATACCACGAGGCGATTATTTCAGCCATTGAACACATTAAGAAACGGATCAATAATGAGCTAAATGAACATATTCACGTGGCATTAACGGACCATTTAATGTTTGCGCTAACAAGAGTGTCCCAAGGAGTGGATTTTAATAATCCGCTTTTGGTGGAAACTAGAGCACTATATCGGTTTGAATATGAAATTGCAACAGAGGTTGTCGCCCTGCTTAAAGAAAAAACAGGAATTGCCTTGCCAGAAGGGGAGATTGGGTTTATTGCCCTCCATGTTCATAGCGGTATTACCAATAGAACGTTGTCAGAAGTAAACCAGCATTCACAGTTGGTCAGTGACCTGGTGGAAATGGTTGAAGATCAATTTGAAATTGAAATTGACAAGGAAAGTATTGATTATAAACGGCTTGTTAGGCATCTCCGTTATGCAATAGAGAGAGTGACTAACGGAGAAACAGTTTCAGAACCAGAAAAGATAACATCCCTATTGAAAGAAGAATATCCTCTGTGCTACAATCTTTCATGGAAGCTTATTAAAGTGATGCAGCAAACATTGAAAATGAAAGTCTTCGATGCGGAGGCTGTTTATTTAACATTACATTTACAGCGTTTGCAAAATAAATTTAAATAG